A single region of the Geobacillus subterraneus genome encodes:
- a CDS encoding glycosyltransferase, which yields MKPFLSLCMIVKNEEKVLQRCLDSVYGIVDEIVIVDTGSTDSTKEIALKYTDKVYHFEWTNSFAAARNFAQQHATGKWILVLDADEYVDRTNLQEMIQVLKQADNGVEAYDVNIYNFMGTYGERVLQHRHTRIYRNLPHLQYDRSIHEQLRKTNGEYVQAEQGILTVYHTGYMSHVVTEKKKHDRNAPLIEREIQAGDSVAFDYFNLGNEHLSKGEIEQALQSFIQAYQHKKDIRLSWVSYCLVQIILCLKYLQRFDDALRVIADAENLYSETADFQFLRGEIYYLQHRYDDAVQQLEYLLENKNKYPYTIKTVEYVEYDPHMLLGHIYKHKGNSQKAIYHFSCALSFNRKSYEALYHILQLLARAHSEEEIVQFIKSKQLANDLFAVSLIARIASNLHLEKVMCSLAAKLGDEVIQRGFEIKVNILQKRYDEALQQILKSSVADLQTYVRSGSLDSYDLLVAAFKTNQLDVVRLLFHLVSEHREKEFLLFMMNEYEETPEPTFYLLLLERTIQLKEYELFEQLLALKGKFPENIHIQIAHLLHRYEFMELAFQLYRSVENMNEWDAESFVNVIEALAVKNEAIEAMQYGLLAISLGHHDFRLYKYVIELMTICGMDEEKKKMVQQAKQSYPDSEWLKEKER from the coding sequence ATGAAGCCATTTTTATCATTATGTATGATCGTGAAAAATGAAGAAAAAGTGTTACAACGTTGTTTAGATTCTGTATATGGAATTGTTGATGAAATTGTAATCGTTGATACAGGTTCAACTGATTCAACAAAAGAAATTGCGTTAAAATATACGGACAAAGTATATCATTTTGAGTGGACGAACAGCTTTGCCGCTGCGCGCAACTTTGCTCAACAACATGCGACAGGGAAGTGGATTCTCGTATTAGATGCAGATGAGTATGTTGATCGTACGAATTTGCAAGAAATGATACAAGTATTAAAACAGGCTGATAATGGTGTTGAAGCGTATGACGTGAACATCTATAACTTTATGGGGACATACGGTGAGCGTGTGCTTCAACATCGCCATACGCGTATTTATCGCAATTTGCCACATTTACAGTACGATCGTTCCATTCATGAGCAGTTGCGAAAGACGAATGGTGAATATGTTCAAGCTGAGCAAGGTATTTTAACCGTTTATCATACGGGGTATATGTCTCATGTAGTGACAGAGAAGAAAAAACATGATCGAAATGCTCCACTGATTGAGCGTGAAATACAAGCAGGTGACAGCGTTGCTTTCGATTACTTCAACTTGGGAAATGAACATCTTTCAAAAGGTGAAATAGAACAAGCGCTACAATCATTTATTCAGGCGTATCAACATAAAAAAGATATTCGGTTAAGTTGGGTTTCGTACTGTCTTGTGCAAATTATTTTATGCTTGAAATATTTGCAACGGTTTGATGACGCTTTGCGGGTTATTGCTGACGCTGAAAACTTATATAGCGAAACCGCTGATTTTCAATTTTTACGTGGGGAAATTTACTATTTGCAACATCGCTATGACGATGCTGTACAACAACTAGAGTACTTGCTTGAAAATAAAAACAAATATCCTTACACGATTAAAACAGTTGAATACGTCGAGTACGATCCGCATATGTTACTGGGTCATATTTACAAACATAAAGGAAATTCACAAAAAGCAATATACCATTTTTCTTGTGCGCTTTCATTTAATCGAAAAAGCTATGAAGCGCTTTACCACATATTGCAATTGCTCGCTCGCGCTCATAGTGAAGAGGAGATTGTCCAATTTATCAAAAGTAAACAATTAGCAAACGATTTATTCGCCGTTTCGCTAATTGCCCGCATTGCCTCGAATTTACATTTAGAAAAAGTGATGTGCTCGCTTGCAGCAAAACTAGGTGATGAGGTCATTCAGCGCGGGTTCGAAATTAAAGTCAATATATTACAAAAACGATATGACGAAGCGTTGCAGCAAATATTGAAAAGCTCTGTAGCTGATCTGCAGACATATGTTCGTTCAGGGAGTTTAGACTCGTATGATCTATTAGTAGCCGCGTTTAAAACGAATCAGCTCGATGTTGTTCGCCTCTTATTTCATCTTGTTTCTGAACACAGAGAAAAAGAGTTTTTATTGTTTATGATGAACGAGTATGAGGAAACGCCTGAACCGACGTTTTACCTGCTTTTACTTGAGAGGACGATTCAGTTAAAAGAGTATGAGCTATTTGAACAGCTTCTTGCCTTAAAAGGTAAATTTCCTGAGAATATTCATATTCAAATTGCCCATTTACTCCATCGTTATGAATTTATGGAGCTGGCGTTTCAATTGTACCGTTCAGTTGAGAATATGAACGAGTGGGATGCGGAGTCGTTTGTGAATGTGATCGAGGCTTTGGCAGTAAAAAATGAAGCCATAGAGGCAATGCAATATGGACTGTTAGCCATTAGCCTTGGTCATCACGATTTTCGGCTGTACAAATATGTTATTGAGTTAATGACCATATGTGGAATGGATGAGGAAAAAAAGAAAATGGTCCAACAAGCGAAACAGTCGTATCCAGATAGCGAATGGTTAAAGGAAAAAGAAAGATAA
- a CDS encoding glycosyltransferase, translating into MKTSIVILTHNKLDYTKQCIESIRQYTREGTYEIIVVDNRSTDGTVEWLQSQKDIRTIFNAKNVGFPKGCNQGIQIAEGENILLLNNDVVVTKHWLDHLLACLYSADDIGAVGPVTNSAAYYSTIPVRYTSIDEMHEFASQHNVLDPNKWEERLKLIGFCLLIKKEAIEKVGLLDERFTPGNFEDDDYSVRLRQAGYRLMLCNDTFVHHYGSVSWKDDSSGYSKLLRENQKKFEKKWGVDIDAYTIDLEMLSRVGMDHHRAINVLHIGCGAGATLLKIKHEYPQAALYGVEQNAFAIKEAQRYAYVACDLDDTQIKKQMFDLILYSSRTIPLDDHLLCFVVEHLKQDGQFLAHVQNTGYVQLLEQLIVGRNPFTGGDFYSLGQLEDLFKSHSLSMSITGLLSPENDMKHRLVDHLKVLYGEKVQFLLAAKSFLVCANKQKTNIRELIGDFVSKKDRHQILEQLNDISITEVVATIRNMNEAVELLNELAIENFAQGNHEHVLPYLQAAFELCSDDTDTLYNLAFVLNSYGEKELANHYLSLIRQPDGEVKKLFEEINEQSLKKAQQLAFLLRRLEFDIDVEETKQSLVNQLARGEINEQLIKEVIETSIIHKVKVLQAIAITCFEQGLHEQVLPYLQLAYVQEPENIDTLYNLGYVLLTYGEYGLAKVFLEKIRHPDKEVLQLLEIAKEESLRHE; encoded by the coding sequence ATGAAAACAAGTATCGTTATACTAACTCACAATAAGCTAGACTATACAAAACAATGTATAGAAAGCATTCGCCAATATACAAGAGAAGGTACGTACGAAATTATCGTTGTTGATAACCGTTCTACGGACGGAACGGTGGAATGGTTGCAGTCACAAAAAGATATACGAACAATTTTTAATGCTAAAAATGTTGGTTTCCCTAAAGGATGCAACCAGGGAATACAGATTGCAGAAGGGGAAAACATTCTTTTACTAAATAACGATGTGGTTGTGACAAAACATTGGCTTGATCATTTGTTAGCTTGTTTATACAGCGCTGATGATATTGGAGCGGTCGGGCCAGTTACAAATTCTGCGGCTTATTATTCAACCATTCCCGTTCGTTATACGTCGATCGATGAAATGCATGAGTTTGCTTCCCAACATAATGTTTTAGATCCAAATAAATGGGAAGAACGATTAAAGTTAATTGGATTCTGTTTGCTCATTAAAAAAGAGGCAATAGAGAAAGTCGGGTTGTTGGACGAGCGCTTTACCCCAGGAAACTTTGAAGATGACGATTATTCTGTTCGTTTGCGACAGGCCGGTTATCGCTTAATGCTTTGTAACGATACGTTTGTCCACCATTACGGTAGTGTATCATGGAAAGACGACAGTAGCGGTTATTCGAAGTTGTTGCGAGAAAATCAAAAGAAGTTTGAAAAGAAATGGGGTGTTGATATTGATGCGTACACTATCGATTTGGAGATGTTGAGTCGAGTTGGGATGGATCATCACCGTGCTATCAATGTGTTACACATCGGCTGTGGGGCAGGGGCAACGTTGTTAAAAATAAAACATGAATATCCTCAAGCAGCGCTGTATGGCGTAGAACAAAATGCATTTGCTATCAAAGAAGCACAGCGATATGCATATGTAGCTTGCGATTTAGACGATACTCAAATAAAAAAACAGATGTTTGATCTTATTTTATATAGTAGCCGCACGATCCCGTTAGATGATCATTTACTTTGTTTCGTTGTTGAACATTTAAAACAGGATGGACAGTTTTTGGCACATGTACAAAATACCGGATACGTTCAGTTGCTTGAACAATTGATTGTTGGACGAAATCCTTTTACGGGTGGGGATTTTTATAGTTTAGGCCAATTAGAGGATTTGTTTAAGTCGCATTCATTATCCATGTCTATTACAGGTTTACTTTCTCCGGAAAATGACATGAAACATCGGTTAGTTGATCATTTAAAAGTATTGTACGGAGAAAAAGTGCAATTTTTACTTGCTGCAAAATCGTTTCTCGTATGTGCCAATAAACAAAAAACAAATATAAGGGAACTCATTGGGGATTTTGTTTCTAAAAAAGATCGTCACCAAATCTTGGAGCAGTTAAATGATATTTCTATCACTGAAGTTGTCGCTACAATAAGGAATATGAACGAAGCAGTCGAACTGCTGAATGAACTGGCGATTGAAAATTTTGCACAAGGCAATCACGAACATGTTTTGCCGTACTTGCAAGCGGCGTTCGAGTTGTGTTCAGATGATACAGATACGTTATACAATCTAGCATTTGTGTTGAACTCCTATGGCGAAAAAGAGCTAGCGAATCACTATTTATCATTGATTCGTCAACCGGATGGCGAAGTGAAAAAACTGTTTGAGGAGATCAATGAACAATCGTTGAAAAAAGCACAACAACTTGCCTTTTTGTTGCGCCGCCTCGAATTTGATATTGACGTTGAAGAGACAAAGCAATCGCTTGTTAATCAGTTGGCTCGTGGCGAAATTAATGAGCAACTCATCAAGGAAGTTATTGAGACAAGCATTATTCATAAAGTAAAAGTACTTCAAGCAATTGCGATCACTTGTTTCGAACAAGGACTGCATGAACAGGTATTGCCGTATTTACAACTTGCTTATGTGCAAGAACCAGAGAACATAGATACGTTATACAATCTAGGTTATGTGCTTCTTACTTACGGAGAGTACGGATTAGCCAAAGTATTTTTGGAAAAAATTCGGCATCCGGATAAGGAAGTGTTACAACTACTCGAAATTGCAAAAGAGGAGAGTCTTCGTCATGAATGA
- a CDS encoding glycosyltransferase codes for MNDKKVAFIYCVNNRQMYEESVRYVGSLHVPEGYEIEIISIEGAKSITSGYNEAMKRIDAKYKVYLHQDVFIVNKNFLYDIIALFEKYPKLGMIGVVGAKTIPRNGIWWESTQRFGKVYDSHTGEMKLLSFKETELEYEPVQAINGLIMITQYDIPWREDLFTGWHFYDLSECQEFLLAGYDVGVVRQNVPWCVHDCGIASAENGFDNDRKKFVDVYGENVQRLNKTFLPLVSILIPTYNRPHYFELALQSALNQTYENIEVIVCDDSTNDETEKLVKKYTAKYNNLTYIKNPTRLGQFENDIKLFNLANGEYINYLMDDDLFHPQKIEKMMNYYLNDQKNEITLVTSHRQLIDGNGNLLKDFTSTKRLFETDAIIDGKVLGEYILKTLINCIGEPTTVLFRKRDLDEPFGTFGGRKYLCNVDLASWFNLLFKGKAVYISETLSYFRIHDNQQLQSAEMLLNGTIDYAHMIMESRKKGLLQKDRNYELTLKHWFNYTKTIANKIINSNDLDIISELQNYHLLMEEEYNKFVQPKISVALETLKNTYDPKEKNLIIFFVPGEDGITGGILSIYSIYEETKKLKHIHNCETIMCTLPNDTILLKNTNFKNDVPIYPFELVMSYFKQLEKCIIHIPECYTDFFLDNISDYDKKTLKQISELQINLLIQNIDLAPSRNTIAKLFDYTRDVTCTTAHRQYSTREYREKFGIPLHYLSVWVSQEQYKFKNYEDKENLMVVSPDPHPLKEEILNRIKKRFPSLEIVIIKNLKYEEYKDIISRAKWALTFGEGLDGYFVETVFSGGISFAVYNSSFFTSEFKYLKTVYQDYIDLLNKICRDIENLDNKREFKKYHEQQLDIVKDLYSYDVYVRNVASFYKKQYTFK; via the coding sequence ATGAATGACAAAAAAGTCGCCTTTATTTATTGTGTGAATAACAGGCAAATGTATGAAGAATCTGTCCGTTACGTCGGATCGCTTCATGTTCCGGAAGGATATGAAATTGAAATTATTTCTATTGAAGGAGCGAAAAGCATCACGTCCGGATATAATGAAGCAATGAAAAGGATAGATGCAAAGTATAAAGTGTATTTGCATCAAGATGTGTTCATAGTTAACAAAAATTTCTTATATGATATTATTGCTCTTTTTGAAAAGTATCCTAAATTAGGGATGATTGGAGTAGTTGGAGCGAAAACAATTCCGAGAAATGGAATTTGGTGGGAGAGCACGCAACGATTTGGAAAGGTTTATGACAGTCATACTGGAGAAATGAAGTTATTAAGTTTTAAGGAAACAGAACTAGAATATGAACCCGTTCAAGCTATCAACGGGTTAATCATGATTACTCAATACGATATCCCATGGCGAGAAGATTTGTTTACGGGTTGGCATTTTTATGATCTCTCCGAGTGTCAAGAATTTTTATTAGCGGGTTACGATGTAGGGGTTGTGCGCCAAAACGTGCCATGGTGTGTTCATGACTGCGGTATAGCGAGTGCGGAAAACGGATTTGATAATGATCGAAAAAAATTTGTTGATGTTTATGGGGAAAATGTTCAGAGATTAAACAAGACATTTCTTCCCCTTGTAAGCATACTAATTCCTACTTACAATCGTCCGCATTATTTTGAGCTTGCTTTACAAAGCGCTTTAAATCAAACATATGAAAATATTGAAGTTATTGTATGTGATGATAGCACGAATGATGAAACAGAAAAGTTAGTCAAAAAATATACTGCTAAATATAATAATTTAACTTATATCAAAAATCCAACTAGATTGGGACAATTTGAAAATGATATTAAGTTATTTAACCTTGCCAATGGAGAATATATTAACTATTTAATGGATGATGATTTATTCCATCCTCAAAAAATTGAAAAGATGATGAACTACTACCTTAATGATCAAAAAAATGAAATAACGTTAGTTACATCTCATAGGCAATTGATAGATGGAAATGGGAATTTATTGAAAGATTTTACGAGTACTAAAAGGCTTTTTGAAACGGACGCTATTATAGATGGGAAAGTATTAGGGGAATATATATTAAAAACGTTAATAAATTGTATTGGTGAACCCACTACTGTATTGTTTAGAAAGCGTGATTTGGATGAGCCGTTCGGTACTTTTGGTGGAAGAAAATATTTATGTAATGTAGACTTAGCATCATGGTTTAACCTTTTATTTAAAGGAAAAGCAGTTTATATTAGTGAAACACTAAGTTATTTTAGAATCCACGACAATCAACAGCTTCAGTCAGCTGAAATGTTGTTAAATGGAACAATAGATTATGCGCATATGATTATGGAATCTAGAAAAAAAGGCTTATTGCAAAAAGATAGAAACTATGAATTAACGTTAAAGCATTGGTTCAATTATACAAAAACAATTGCAAATAAAATAATAAATTCAAATGATTTAGACATAATTAGTGAATTGCAAAATTATCATTTACTAATGGAAGAAGAATATAATAAATTTGTTCAACCTAAGATATCTGTAGCTCTTGAAACACTAAAGAATACGTATGATCCAAAGGAAAAAAATTTAATCATCTTTTTTGTGCCAGGAGAAGACGGAATAACAGGTGGAATATTATCCATTTATTCAATATACGAGGAAACTAAAAAATTAAAGCACATTCACAATTGTGAAACGATTATGTGCACACTGCCTAATGATACGATTTTACTAAAAAATACAAATTTCAAAAATGACGTACCTATCTATCCGTTTGAACTAGTTATGAGTTATTTTAAACAACTTGAAAAGTGTATAATTCATATTCCTGAATGTTATACTGACTTTTTCTTAGATAATATTTCAGATTATGATAAGAAGACGCTAAAACAAATTTCGGAATTACAAATTAATTTATTAATACAAAATATTGATTTAGCCCCTTCTAGAAATACAATTGCTAAACTTTTTGATTATACAAGGGATGTTACTTGTACAACTGCACATAGACAGTATTCAACTAGAGAATATAGGGAAAAATTCGGAATACCTTTACATTATTTATCAGTTTGGGTAAGTCAAGAACAGTATAAATTTAAGAACTACGAGGATAAAGAAAACTTAATGGTTGTCTCTCCAGATCCGCATCCTTTAAAAGAAGAGATACTGAATAGAATCAAAAAAAGGTTTCCTTCATTAGAAATAGTTATAATAAAAAATTTAAAATATGAGGAATATAAGGATATTATTTCGCGAGCAAAATGGGCTTTAACTTTTGGTGAAGGATTAGATGGATATTTTGTTGAAACTGTATTTAGTGGAGGCATAAGTTTTGCCGTATATAATTCAAGCTTTTTTACGAGTGAGTTTAAATATCTGAAAACCGTTTATCAAGATTATATTGATTTATTAAATAAAATATGTAGAGATATAGAAAATTTAGATAATAAAAGGGAATTTAAGAAATATCATGAACAACAATTAGATATTGTAAAAGACTTGTATAGTTACGATGTATATGTCCGAAATGTAGCTTCTTTTTATAAAAAGCAATATACTTTTAAATGA
- a CDS encoding ATP-grasp domain-containing protein, producing MSRKNVLVFPGATEIGLEIWRALKDCKDIMLFSAGSEIPNHAPYVYYNHFIVPDVNSNSDWISTLNKIILEHQVDYIYPAHDDVIVALALNKDKIKTKIISSPLETCLICRSKTKTYKRFAKLLPVPKMYKNIDEIENYPVFVKPDKGQGAKDAQKVNDKKSLQLLLEKIPDLVVLEYLSGKEYTVDCFTDREKGLLFCSGRERVRTKSGISMNSKPVSEELNKKFREYANIICKELDIYGAWFFQLKLDSMGVFKLLEIAPRISGTMCTHRVLGINFPLLSIYEEERVDLKILKNEYQVEVDRALVNRYKHNINFNKVYVDLDDTIIINDKLNIQLISFLFQCLNNGCKIILITKTNSNLNDVLSKWRIADIFDEVIWIKKDQSKADFINPEDAIFIDDSFAERKSVFDRHKIPTFDCNMIELLTDERV from the coding sequence ATGAGTCGAAAAAATGTTCTTGTATTTCCAGGAGCTACTGAGATTGGTTTAGAGATTTGGAGAGCCTTAAAAGATTGTAAAGATATAATGCTTTTCTCTGCTGGTAGTGAAATTCCTAATCATGCACCATATGTTTATTATAATCATTTTATTGTTCCTGACGTTAATAGCAATAGTGATTGGATATCTACTTTAAACAAAATTATATTGGAGCATCAAGTAGATTATATTTATCCAGCTCATGATGATGTAATTGTGGCGTTAGCTCTAAATAAAGACAAGATCAAAACTAAGATAATCTCATCTCCACTTGAGACTTGCTTAATATGTAGATCTAAAACCAAAACATATAAAAGGTTCGCAAAGTTATTACCGGTTCCTAAAATGTATAAAAATATAGATGAAATCGAGAATTATCCAGTGTTTGTTAAGCCAGATAAAGGACAGGGTGCCAAGGATGCACAAAAAGTTAATGATAAAAAGAGTTTGCAGCTTTTGTTAGAGAAAATACCTGATCTTGTGGTTTTAGAATATTTAAGTGGTAAAGAATACACTGTAGATTGTTTTACGGATAGGGAGAAAGGACTATTATTCTGTAGTGGAAGAGAGAGAGTTAGAACAAAAAGTGGCATATCAATGAATAGCAAACCAGTTAGTGAAGAACTTAACAAAAAGTTTCGTGAATATGCAAACATTATTTGTAAAGAGTTAGATATTTATGGTGCTTGGTTTTTCCAGCTCAAATTGGATAGTATGGGAGTATTCAAATTACTCGAAATTGCTCCAAGGATTAGTGGAACGATGTGTACACATAGAGTGTTAGGGATTAATTTTCCGTTACTAAGTATCTATGAAGAGGAACGAGTAGACCTAAAAATTTTGAAAAATGAATATCAAGTAGAAGTTGATAGAGCGTTAGTTAATAGATATAAACATAATATTAATTTTAATAAAGTATATGTAGATTTAGATGATACAATTATTATAAATGATAAACTTAATATACAATTAATAAGTTTTTTGTTTCAATGTTTAAACAACGGATGCAAAATTATCTTAATTACAAAAACAAATAGCAATCTGAATGATGTTTTGAGTAAATGGAGAATAGCAGATATATTTGATGAAGTTATTTGGATAAAAAAGGATCAATCAAAGGCAGACTTTATAAATCCAGAAGATGCAATTTTCATAGATGATAGTTTTGCTGAAAGAAAATCTGTTTTTGATAGGCATAAAATACCTACTTTTGATTGCAATATGATTGAACTATTAACAGATGAAAGGGTATAA
- a CDS encoding class I SAM-dependent methyltransferase, which yields MEFRKIENVVVSEFDKSCYKLIRENIKSFLEESAAQYDKPTIRVLDIAPQIHEGAKAYFKKALVETLDIDDSSGATYIADITKYNEFLPNEYFDIIVCTEVLEHTLNPFKAIEEIYRLLKPSGILLLSVPFNFRIHGPLPDCWRFTEFGLNVLLKDFTQVEITSLDTEKRDLMPIHYTVKAIK from the coding sequence ATGGAATTTAGGAAAATAGAAAATGTAGTTGTTAGTGAATTTGACAAGAGTTGCTATAAATTAATTAGGGAAAATATTAAAAGTTTTTTAGAAGAAAGTGCAGCTCAATACGATAAACCAACAATACGTGTATTAGATATAGCACCGCAAATTCATGAAGGCGCTAAAGCGTATTTTAAAAAAGCGTTAGTTGAAACACTTGACATTGATGATTCCTCTGGAGCAACTTATATAGCTGATATTACAAAATATAATGAGTTTTTACCTAATGAATATTTTGACATAATTGTTTGTACAGAGGTTTTAGAACATACTTTGAATCCATTTAAAGCAATAGAAGAAATTTATAGGTTATTAAAACCTTCTGGCATTTTACTTTTGAGTGTACCATTCAATTTTAGAATTCATGGTCCGTTACCGGATTGTTGGCGTTTTACGGAATTTGGACTAAATGTTCTGCTAAAAGATTTTACTCAGGTAGAAATTACTTCTCTTGATACAGAAAAACGCGATTTAATGCCAATACACTATACAGTTAAAGCTATAAAATAA
- a CDS encoding IS701 family transposase — MNRLAHHQGIHKFFMTLGLALYFSKPVIKHLVHLVDALTTKGCSGTLTDVRYWSFHPNHRTTLSHFFTKSPWNEEKLLEKLQEWVLRQIERLAKRTNQPLFLSIDDTICQKTKPSSRATHAIQGCDWHFSHSDHQLVWGHSLVWLMVHTFTQAFPFAFRLYDKTSGRSKIDLAIEMLSSLKGKRAQPVYVLVDSWYPSQALIEACLKQGFHVIAMLKTNRILYPKGIAIQAKEFARYIEPNDTRLVTVGNERYRVYRYEGALNGLDDAVVLLAWKADQPMTPDHLHVILSTDRELSDEDILRYYAQRWTIECFFRQAKDQLKLDGYRVRHVRAVKRYWVVVLLACVYSIAESQQDISSGLELLRSRKGHSVVEFIYDAAKQDIPIDVIKKQLHVA, encoded by the coding sequence ATGAATAGATTAGCACATCATCAAGGAATCCACAAGTTTTTCATGACGCTGGGATTGGCGCTTTATTTCTCGAAGCCGGTCATCAAGCATCTCGTTCATCTTGTCGACGCCTTGACGACCAAGGGATGTTCGGGGACATTGACGGATGTCCGGTACTGGAGTTTTCATCCGAATCATCGAACCACGCTCAGCCACTTTTTCACGAAAAGCCCTTGGAACGAGGAAAAACTGCTTGAGAAGCTTCAGGAGTGGGTTCTTCGCCAGATCGAACGCCTGGCCAAACGGACGAATCAACCCCTGTTCCTTTCGATTGATGATACCATTTGCCAAAAAACGAAGCCTTCGTCACGGGCAACGCACGCCATTCAAGGGTGTGACTGGCATTTCTCTCACAGCGATCATCAATTGGTCTGGGGGCATTCGCTTGTTTGGCTGATGGTGCACACCTTCACGCAAGCGTTTCCGTTCGCCTTTCGTCTGTATGACAAGACATCGGGAAGAAGCAAAATCGACCTGGCGATCGAGATGCTTTCCTCGCTCAAGGGGAAGCGGGCTCAGCCGGTGTATGTGCTCGTGGATTCATGGTATCCGTCCCAAGCGCTCATCGAAGCCTGTCTGAAACAAGGATTCCATGTCATCGCCATGCTCAAGACGAACCGGATTCTCTACCCGAAAGGTATCGCCATCCAAGCGAAGGAGTTTGCCCGCTATATCGAGCCAAACGACACCCGCCTCGTCACGGTGGGGAACGAGCGCTATCGTGTCTACCGCTACGAAGGCGCGCTCAACGGTCTTGATGACGCGGTGGTGCTGCTGGCTTGGAAGGCGGATCAACCGATGACGCCGGATCATCTCCATGTCATATTGAGCACCGACCGGGAGCTGAGTGACGAAGACATCTTGCGTTACTATGCCCAGCGCTGGACGATCGAATGCTTTTTCCGGCAGGCAAAAGACCAGCTGAAGCTCGATGGGTACCGTGTTCGCCACGTTCGGGCGGTGAAACGGTATTGGGTCGTGGTGCTGTTAGCCTGCGTATACAGCATCGCGGAATCTCAACAAGACATCTCTTCCGGCCTGGAGCTTCTTCGGTCTCGGAAAGGGCACAGCGTCGTCGAGTTCATCTATGACGCCGCAAAGCAAGATATTCCCATTGATGTGATCAAAAAACAGCTCCATGTCGCCTAA
- a CDS encoding aminotransferase class I/II-fold pyridoxal phosphate-dependent enzyme, with protein MEKIPFMKPNLVTFQSYKKYIQEIDKSKIYTNYGPLNNKFEERILSEYFDNVGAVTTVSNATLGLILAISEMKRPKGKYAVMPSFTFSATPLAAMWCGLEPYFIDINEDDWFMNQEQLEEVLNQLGDEVAVVVPYATFGNYLDLSYYQKLHESGIPVVLDAAPCFGTTYNGQHIGQGFKGAIVFSFHATKSFGIGEGGLVYSQDEELIKNIRTAANFGYYGKRESITLGINAKMSEYFAAIGLATLDVYKEKILKREQLYNVYLEEITNVGLLEQGWQVQKTRGKIPFQFFSILCPEDEFNTYYLKKLEEKSIQAVSYFSPACHQQKQFLNCPHSTLSVTDELTKRVLSLPFWEDMSRDIVRYIVSSLIS; from the coding sequence ATGGAAAAAATACCCTTTATGAAACCTAATCTAGTAACATTTCAGTCATATAAAAAATATATCCAAGAAATAGATAAATCGAAAATTTATACTAACTATGGTCCATTAAATAATAAATTTGAAGAAAGGATACTGAGTGAATATTTCGATAATGTAGGAGCAGTAACGACTGTTAGTAATGCTACATTAGGACTAATTTTGGCTATTTCTGAAATGAAACGCCCTAAAGGAAAATATGCGGTTATGCCCAGCTTTACATTTTCTGCGACTCCCTTAGCCGCTATGTGGTGTGGTTTAGAGCCTTATTTTATTGATATAAATGAAGATGATTGGTTTATGAATCAGGAGCAGTTGGAAGAAGTTTTAAATCAATTAGGGGATGAAGTGGCTGTTGTTGTGCCATATGCTACGTTTGGTAACTATTTAGATCTTTCATACTATCAAAAGTTGCATGAGTCAGGAATACCAGTAGTTTTAGATGCTGCTCCTTGTTTCGGAACGACTTATAATGGACAACATATTGGTCAAGGATTTAAGGGAGCCATAGTTTTTAGTTTTCATGCAACAAAATCTTTTGGAATTGGTGAAGGTGGATTAGTTTATAGCCAGGATGAAGAATTAATAAAAAACATAAGAACCGCTGCTAATTTTGGTTATTATGGTAAAAGAGAGTCTATTACATTAGGAATTAATGCAAAAATGTCGGAGTATTTTGCAGCGATTGGATTAGCTACACTTGATGTGTATAAAGAAAAAATTTTAAAACGGGAACAACTTTATAATGTTTACTTAGAAGAAATAACAAATGTAGGTTTATTGGAACAAGGATGGCAAGTTCAAAAAACAAGAGGGAAAATACCGTTTCAGTTTTTCTCCATTCTTTGTCCTGAGGATGAATTTAATACATATTATTTAAAAAAATTGGAAGAAAAAAGCATCCAGGCTGTTTCATATTTTTCACCTGCCTGTCATCAGCAAAAACAATTTTTAAATTGTCCTCATTCTACTCTTTCTGTAACTGATGAACTTACAAAACGAGTATTAAGTCTTCCATTTTGGGAAGATATGAGTAGAGATATTGTTAGATACATTGTAAGTTCACTAATTTCTTAA